In one Candidatus Nomurabacteria bacterium genomic region, the following are encoded:
- a CDS encoding H(+)-transporting ATPase — protein sequence MNELAFVLAYALPALGAAIGIGVIGGGALGAFGRNPEQLGQIRTLMITAIVFADSLAIIGIVVAFIAKSVG from the coding sequence ATGAATGAATTAGCATTTGTGCTTGCGTATGCATTGCCAGCTCTGGGCGCCGCAATCGGTATCGGCGTTATCGGTGGTGGTGCACTTGGTGCCTTTGGTCGTAACCCTGAACAACTAGGTCAGATCCGTACGCTGATGATTACTGCGATTGTCTTTGCCGACTCTCTAGCTATCATCGGTATCGTCGTGGCCTTCATTGCGAAATCTGTCGGCTAA
- a CDS encoding proteasome accessory factor PafA2 family protein has product MNEQREHDYAFDDYRNDLPPRAMGSETEYTNDCNVEKLLNRSHYGGLNRKLTHFIHPRYFISPGRHTAPSAVTSNGGEVYLDVTVLEYATPECTSSEELVLHERSGEQIICDTIARIGLSNRLQPKVYKRSGYVEVWAKNHSVPILDETSIGHHESYTSLNVFSAMPLANRENEMCRNTEARQFADYLALRKLIDGVGMVAGDHFSITQKPRAIDYNSFTRDTGRVGKKPFQQKMSRLEVRSGEGNKSDWAVEFKAGLTSLVLRLIEHRSYPKQLKLYDPNTAVLRIARDPMADVLLESGAYMKAVDVLKGIVDAAYELGQKFENLPAYEQKAYNDFIQFYDDLHKVNLKENDVSALSDRIDWAARYEFLMRRGASYDTITTDDLQQVQYDLLWDRIGEKDIARKWFSRFGHTALSVEIPAPPQTRAETRVQIAKELYAAGTLRNVDWNNISTNDGHRYISRHPLSKTMERIEDDQPTAYYS; this is encoded by the coding sequence ATGAACGAACAACGGGAACATGATTACGCTTTTGACGACTATCGTAACGACTTGCCGCCACGCGCCATGGGCAGTGAAACCGAATATACCAACGATTGCAACGTCGAAAAGTTGCTTAATCGCAGTCATTACGGCGGGCTTAATCGTAAACTGACGCATTTTATACACCCGCGCTACTTTATCTCACCTGGTCGACACACAGCTCCCAGCGCCGTCACAAGTAACGGTGGCGAAGTATACTTAGACGTCACCGTACTCGAATACGCCACACCGGAATGCACGTCGTCAGAAGAACTTGTACTCCACGAGCGTAGTGGTGAGCAAATCATATGTGACACCATTGCAAGAATCGGCCTGTCAAATAGACTCCAGCCAAAAGTATACAAACGCAGTGGCTACGTAGAGGTCTGGGCAAAAAACCATTCCGTGCCCATCCTCGATGAAACAAGCATCGGTCACCACGAAAGCTATACGAGCCTCAACGTCTTTTCGGCTATGCCGCTCGCAAATAGGGAAAACGAGATGTGCCGCAATACTGAAGCTCGTCAGTTCGCCGACTACCTTGCCTTACGAAAACTTATAGACGGCGTAGGCATGGTAGCGGGCGACCATTTCTCAATCACTCAAAAACCACGCGCTATCGATTACAATTCTTTTACCCGCGATACCGGTAGAGTAGGGAAAAAGCCTTTTCAGCAAAAAATGTCCCGACTCGAAGTTCGAAGCGGCGAAGGAAATAAATCCGACTGGGCCGTCGAGTTTAAGGCAGGACTGACGTCTCTCGTGCTACGACTCATCGAGCACAGAAGTTATCCGAAACAGCTGAAGCTATACGATCCAAATACTGCCGTCTTGAGAATCGCGCGCGACCCTATGGCCGACGTCTTACTCGAATCAGGCGCATACATGAAGGCGGTCGACGTGCTAAAAGGCATCGTCGACGCCGCCTACGAACTTGGACAAAAATTTGAAAACCTTCCCGCATACGAGCAAAAAGCCTACAATGATTTCATCCAATTCTATGACGATTTGCACAAAGTCAATCTGAAAGAAAACGACGTTTCCGCGCTTTCCGATCGCATAGACTGGGCGGCGCGTTATGAATTCCTTATGCGACGCGGCGCGTCTTATGACACCATCACGACCGATGATCTACAGCAAGTCCAATACGATTTACTCTGGGATCGAATCGGTGAAAAAGACATCGCTCGCAAATGGTTTTCTCGATTCGGCCACACGGCCCTTTCGGTAGAAATTCCTGCACCGCCTCAAACACGCGCCGAAACACGTGTCCAAATCGCTAAAGAACTTTACGCAGCCGGCACCTTACGCAACGTCGATTGGAATAACATTTCGACCAATGATGGTCACAGATACATTTCGCGTCATCCTTTAAGCAAAACTATGGAACGAATCGAAGACGATCAACCAACTGCTTATTATTCCTAA
- a CDS encoding glycosyltransferase family 4 protein encodes MRLFFDARFIRTDFHDGISRYTTELGNALARHTAVTFIISDHAQLKFLPENAEYIELHPVTSWREPLSSLWLNKHKPDVVVSPLQTIGTVGRRFKMVLTLHDLIYYKHRTPPPQYNISLRLLWRLYHLSYVPQRFTLNGADIVATVSDTSKKEILEAHLTKRPIIVVPNAARDLAELLSQPVTQGEKAPRNLVYMGSFIPYKNAETLIKSLAFLTPKRTLHLLSRISPARKAQLTKLIPDGANAVFHGGVSDEDYAKLLADDAIMVSASKAEGYGLPLAEALKLGVPAVVSDMEIFREVAGDGALYADPDSPQDFAAKIASLNSQKHREQIVAAGQKHIAKYSWDDSAKTLLDAVEKL; translated from the coding sequence ATGAGGCTCTTTTTCGACGCTCGGTTCATACGAACCGATTTTCATGATGGCATCAGCCGTTATACCACGGAGCTCGGAAACGCACTCGCACGACACACGGCCGTCACGTTTATTATTTCCGATCATGCTCAGCTAAAATTTTTGCCCGAAAACGCTGAATACATCGAACTACACCCCGTTACTTCATGGCGCGAACCACTCTCAAGCTTGTGGCTCAATAAACACAAACCCGACGTTGTCGTGTCGCCACTGCAGACAATCGGTACTGTTGGTCGCCGATTCAAGATGGTACTCACGCTGCACGACCTTATTTACTACAAACATCGCACTCCGCCGCCGCAATACAATATCAGTCTGCGCCTTCTGTGGCGTCTATACCATCTGTCGTATGTACCGCAGCGATTCACGCTCAATGGCGCCGATATCGTCGCCACGGTGAGCGATACGAGCAAAAAAGAAATCCTCGAAGCCCACCTGACCAAACGCCCTATCATAGTAGTGCCAAATGCCGCGCGCGACCTGGCAGAATTATTAAGCCAGCCCGTCACGCAAGGGGAAAAAGCGCCACGCAATCTCGTATACATGGGGTCGTTCATACCGTACAAAAACGCCGAGACGCTCATCAAATCCCTCGCGTTCCTCACACCGAAGCGCACGTTGCATCTACTCAGTCGCATATCACCAGCCCGCAAGGCACAACTAACGAAATTGATTCCCGACGGTGCCAACGCGGTCTTTCATGGCGGCGTCAGCGACGAAGACTATGCCAAATTACTAGCCGACGACGCAATCATGGTCAGTGCCTCCAAGGCCGAAGGCTACGGCCTGCCGCTTGCCGAAGCCCTGAAGCTCGGCGTACCGGCGGTTGTCAGCGACATGGAGATATTTCGAGAGGTGGCTGGCGACGGCGCATTGTACGCCGACCCGGACAGTCCGCAAGATTTCGCCGCCAAAATTGCTTCGCTCAACAGCCAAAAACACCGCGAACAAATCGTCGCGGCGGGGCAGAAACACATTGCCAAATACAGCTGGGATGATTCAGCAAAGACACTGCTAGACGCAGTTGAAAAACTTTGA
- the atpF gene encoding F0F1 ATP synthase subunit B — MTQPFQQFAASNSGDIFTSLGINGQMLLFQMVAFLILVFVLNKWVFPVLMKTVDDRQEAINAGAKAAAAAEEKAAEAQKEVAKLLKEAREEAKDIVITAKDEATAMIADSEDKAKKRAEKIVTDAHDQLEKDVIAARKVLHNDTIELVALATEKVVGKAVNADVDKKIIAEAVKENS, encoded by the coding sequence ATGACACAACCGTTCCAACAATTTGCAGCTTCAAACTCGGGAGATATCTTTACCTCTCTGGGTATTAATGGACAGATGTTGTTGTTCCAGATGGTCGCGTTTCTCATACTGGTATTCGTGCTTAATAAGTGGGTTTTTCCTGTACTGATGAAAACCGTTGATGACCGTCAGGAAGCAATTAACGCCGGCGCCAAAGCTGCTGCCGCCGCCGAAGAAAAGGCAGCCGAAGCACAAAAGGAAGTTGCCAAGTTGCTTAAAGAAGCACGCGAAGAAGCTAAAGATATCGTGATAACTGCTAAAGACGAAGCGACGGCCATGATTGCCGATTCTGAAGACAAGGCGAAGAAACGTGCTGAAAAAATCGTTACAGATGCACATGATCAGCTGGAAAAAGACGTTATCGCTGCGCGTAAGGTATTACACAATGACACTATCGAACTGGTCGCTCTGGCTACTGAAAAGGTTGTGGGCAAGGCAGTGAACGCCGACGTAGACAAGAAGATTATTGCCGAAGCGGTCAAGGAGAATTCTTAA
- a CDS encoding alpha/beta hydrolase: MTKHEIKLPSGDIVAYWEHHADKKPTIILVHGFTGSHEGFQYLVPLLTDFHLIIPDLPGFGVSPLPHDRLTLHGLGELLVDFVETINLPEKPHLLGHSMGSLVVSEAARQHSSAFAKKLILISPVPAPIGWVDERRPGAIFGQLYYKASHRLPIVGKHIATSSKLTRFSTRLIMTAKDADLRRVIHGHHLNNLNFISSISWYSRLHSEINRTGISRYKAALRQFNVLLVGGDRDNVTPLRLQRQAAKKIGAKLVSIPGVGHLAHYEKPTELAQAIVRFLR, translated from the coding sequence ATGACAAAACATGAAATAAAACTGCCCTCAGGCGACATAGTTGCATATTGGGAGCATCACGCCGACAAAAAGCCGACAATCATACTGGTACACGGTTTCACAGGTTCACACGAAGGATTCCAATACCTCGTGCCGCTTTTGACCGACTTTCATCTGATTATTCCTGATCTCCCTGGTTTTGGCGTCAGTCCACTGCCACATGATCGCCTCACTCTGCACGGGCTAGGGGAATTGCTTGTTGATTTCGTCGAAACAATCAACTTACCCGAAAAACCGCACCTGCTTGGCCACTCTATGGGGTCGCTCGTTGTTTCCGAGGCCGCCCGACAACATTCGTCCGCATTTGCCAAAAAACTCATCTTGATCAGCCCCGTGCCAGCACCGATTGGCTGGGTAGATGAGCGCCGACCGGGTGCAATTTTTGGTCAGCTCTACTACAAAGCCAGCCACCGTTTACCGATTGTTGGCAAACATATCGCGACCAGCTCAAAGCTCACGCGGTTCAGTACGAGACTCATCATGACCGCTAAAGACGCGGACTTGCGTCGCGTTATCCATGGCCATCATTTAAACAATCTGAACTTCATCAGCAGTATCAGTTGGTACAGTCGCCTTCACAGTGAAATTAACCGTACCGGCATCAGCCGATACAAAGCTGCGCTACGTCAGTTTAACGTCCTTCTCGTCGGCGGTGACCGCGACAACGTGACCCCACTTCGCTTGCAGCGCCAAGCAGCAAAAAAAATAGGCGCCAAGCTCGTCTCCATACCTGGAGTAGGGCACCTAGCTCATTACGAAAAGCCAACCGAGTTGGCGCAAGCTATTGTTCGTTTTCTGAGATGA
- a CDS encoding glycosyltransferase, which translates to MRILIANDQHWPMRSGVATAVRTLAQGLAAAGHNVMVVAPSQTGRGYKEIDKNYEITRIRSFALPFRKNLRVSVTYDREMRRILDEFQPDVVHVQTQLTVGLSMLRAAVHRGIPVVATNHVMPDNIIKNVKGLSTMSRPLSYVISEYGQLLYRGAKRIIMPTESAIALFNMDRTEAPAVAISNGIDLQRFHPEEPSPEIYKKFHLPTDKPIISWIGRIDEEKHLHILMHSLDLLHRSGHTFHGLFVGGGNASESLKELVEKLNLSDVVTFTGLVSDEELVELHHVGDMFAVPSPTELQCLAMLEAMACGKPAVAVDAGALGELCITGETGFLVPVDDYEAMAKALSELLDNTKERNRLGKNSRKMATRHDVKTVIPQFVELYETVISENEQ; encoded by the coding sequence ATGCGTATTTTAATTGCCAACGACCAACATTGGCCGATGAGGAGCGGTGTTGCCACTGCGGTACGAACTCTGGCTCAAGGTTTGGCTGCAGCTGGTCACAACGTTATGGTTGTCGCCCCTTCGCAAACAGGTCGCGGTTACAAAGAAATAGACAAAAATTATGAGATTACTCGTATTCGTTCGTTTGCCCTGCCCTTTCGCAAGAATTTACGTGTGTCAGTTACGTATGATCGTGAAATGCGTCGAATCCTTGATGAATTTCAGCCGGATGTCGTACATGTACAGACACAGCTGACAGTTGGCCTTAGTATGCTACGTGCGGCGGTTCATCGTGGTATCCCAGTAGTTGCGACCAACCACGTCATGCCCGACAATATCATAAAGAACGTCAAGGGACTCTCTACCATGTCGAGGCCTCTTAGCTATGTAATTAGTGAATACGGCCAGCTACTATATCGAGGCGCTAAGCGTATAATTATGCCGACTGAGTCGGCGATTGCTCTGTTCAATATGGATCGAACAGAAGCTCCAGCGGTGGCAATTAGCAATGGCATTGATTTGCAGCGGTTTCACCCAGAAGAACCAAGCCCTGAAATTTACAAAAAGTTTCATTTACCTACGGATAAGCCGATTATTAGCTGGATTGGGCGAATTGACGAGGAAAAGCATCTACACATATTGATGCATTCGCTTGATTTACTACATCGCTCCGGTCATACGTTTCACGGCCTGTTCGTAGGTGGTGGTAATGCATCTGAAAGTCTCAAAGAATTGGTCGAAAAGCTTAACCTCAGTGATGTCGTGACGTTTACAGGATTGGTTTCCGACGAAGAATTGGTTGAGCTTCACCATGTTGGCGACATGTTTGCCGTGCCTTCACCAACTGAATTGCAGTGCTTGGCCATGCTTGAGGCAATGGCGTGCGGTAAACCGGCAGTTGCGGTTGACGCAGGGGCGCTTGGTGAACTGTGTATTACTGGCGAGACGGGCTTTTTGGTGCCGGTCGACGACTATGAAGCCATGGCAAAAGCTCTCAGCGAGCTGCTAGACAATACGAAAGAAAGAAACCGCTTGGGCAAAAATAGCCGCAAGATGGCGACGCGTCATGACGTAAAGACGGTCATACCGCAATTTGTCGAATTGTACGAAACAGTCATCTCAGAAAACGAACAATAG
- a CDS encoding NrdH-redoxin, translating to MSDDKPQITIYSTSWCAFCHTEAQWLDHLGIPYVKKDIEQDKEAYEELMSKSKGSYSGVPVTDVAGTMILGFDRPKLLEAIKANNLNPSAA from the coding sequence ATGAGCGACGACAAGCCACAAATAACCATCTACAGCACCAGCTGGTGCGCGTTTTGTCATACAGAGGCACAATGGCTTGACCACCTTGGCATCCCATACGTCAAAAAAGACATCGAACAAGATAAAGAAGCCTATGAAGAACTCATGAGCAAAAGCAAAGGTAGCTACTCGGGCGTACCCGTGACAGATGTTGCCGGCACTATGATTCTCGGTTTTGACCGACCAAAATTGCTTGAAGCTATCAAAGCAAACAATCTCAACCCATCAGCAGCCTAA
- a CDS encoding AtpZ/AtpI family protein, translating to MSAAAAKKSDDKPTPPEKSTVILLFATAADTTWRMFLPTLGGTGIGLWLDGQFKTEPWYGIGGLTIGIVVTAFLIRQQYVKAAKDV from the coding sequence ATGAGCGCTGCCGCGGCTAAAAAAAGCGACGACAAGCCTACACCGCCTGAGAAATCGACGGTCATTTTATTGTTTGCGACAGCTGCGGATACGACCTGGAGGATGTTTCTACCGACACTTGGCGGTACAGGAATAGGTCTCTGGCTCGACGGCCAATTTAAGACTGAGCCATGGTATGGCATCGGTGGCCTAACAATCGGTATCGTTGTGACGGCGTTTTTGATAAGACAACAATATGTAAAGGCGGCAAAAGATGTCTAG
- a CDS encoding UMP kinase: protein MYKRVLLKLSGEQLQGQHDAGFDAERVVWIADEIKKAHGNGTQIVLMIGGGNYVRGAQVEGNGLQSPTAHNMGMLATLINAVALQDIFNAEGLPARTLTNIKTDQVADQFTHRRALSHLEKGRVVVIGGGSGRPFVTTDTAAVIMALELECDVILKATKVDGVYDSDPHKNPDAKKYDHLTLREAVEKPDIKVMDNSAIALAEDHGQSIVVFELLTEGNIARAVAGESIGTTISA from the coding sequence CAAACTTTCTGGCGAGCAGCTGCAGGGGCAGCACGACGCTGGGTTCGATGCCGAACGAGTTGTTTGGATTGCTGATGAAATAAAAAAAGCGCACGGCAACGGTACGCAGATAGTACTGATGATTGGTGGCGGCAACTATGTGCGCGGTGCACAAGTTGAAGGCAACGGGCTTCAGAGCCCAACTGCGCACAATATGGGTATGTTGGCGACGCTTATTAATGCTGTTGCGTTGCAAGATATTTTTAACGCCGAAGGACTACCAGCTCGAACGCTTACGAATATTAAGACAGACCAAGTGGCTGATCAGTTCACTCACCGACGAGCGCTGAGCCATCTCGAGAAGGGCCGCGTGGTGGTTATCGGTGGTGGTTCTGGCCGTCCATTTGTGACGACAGACACTGCAGCTGTAATTATGGCACTGGAGCTAGAATGCGACGTAATACTCAAGGCGACGAAAGTCGACGGTGTTTATGACAGTGATCCACATAAAAACCCCGACGCTAAAAAATACGATCATCTTACTCTTCGTGAGGCTGTTGAAAAACCTGATATCAAGGTGATGGATAACTCTGCCATCGCGCTTGCTGAAGACCATGGACAATCAATTGTCGTCTTCGAACTTTTGACCGAGGGTAATATTGCTCGCGCAGTTGCTGGCGAATCTATCGGCACGACGATTAGCGCATAG
- a CDS encoding F0F1 ATP synthase subunit A yields the protein MSSGIEISVGAQELFKVAGFPVTNSELTGAAGVTVMLAVFAYVVYMLKRGRYNRFVGLVQWAFEGMLGQVESVIPDPRLARKVAPLALSIFFIMLFSYWMSVLPGLDSVKYNDVPVLRSLAADLNFTFAVAIIVLITVQYHAIRAHGPIGNMGRYFRNPLKDPIGSFEGALEFIGEFSRYAALSVRMFGNCFAGEILLVIIGVLTSYFSVLALPLFMGFELFIGFVQAYVFFILTVIFTSLAVESHGSHEEPLTSIDHSPNGTHKHTAVSTE from the coding sequence ATGTCTAGCGGAATAGAAATTAGTGTCGGTGCTCAGGAGCTATTTAAAGTAGCTGGTTTTCCTGTAACTAATTCTGAACTAACTGGAGCCGCTGGTGTTACGGTGATGCTAGCCGTGTTCGCCTACGTCGTTTATATGCTAAAACGAGGTCGTTATAACCGCTTTGTCGGACTAGTGCAGTGGGCTTTCGAGGGAATGCTCGGTCAGGTGGAAAGTGTCATACCGGACCCACGGCTTGCTCGTAAAGTTGCGCCGCTCGCGCTCAGTATCTTTTTCATCATGTTGTTTTCGTACTGGATGAGTGTCTTGCCAGGGCTAGACTCTGTCAAATATAACGACGTGCCGGTGCTGCGGTCGTTGGCTGCCGACTTGAACTTCACCTTCGCGGTAGCGATAATCGTGCTAATAACCGTGCAGTACCATGCCATCCGCGCCCATGGACCTATCGGAAACATGGGTCGGTATTTCCGCAACCCACTGAAAGATCCCATCGGATCATTTGAAGGCGCATTGGAATTTATCGGAGAATTCTCACGTTATGCCGCGCTAAGCGTCCGAATGTTCGGTAACTGTTTTGCGGGCGAGATTCTCCTCGTTATCATCGGTGTACTCACGAGCTACTTCTCTGTTTTGGCGTTGCCTTTATTTATGGGCTTCGAATTGTTCATCGGTTTCGTGCAGGCGTATGTATTCTTTATACTTACCGTTATCTTTACGTCACTGGCTGTTGAAAGTCATGGTTCGCACGAAGAACCGCTCACTTCTATCGATCATTCTCCAAACGGCACTCATAAACACACGGCCGTGTCGACGGAATGA
- the purF gene encoding amidophosphoribosyltransferase, with protein sequence MNRDMSDRPHEKCAVVGVSTAEKNSDAARIAYQGLFALQHRGVEGSGIVATGGRVLKEKRGPGMVRDVYSEADMNHLNGSIAVGHNRYSTHGDKYSHLQPVISEAIGAAFAHNGTIPDTDALKKYLTERRYHTEQYNDSELFGQALFSKLHGGRDFPGAILEVSQLAIGAYACVATHGGTLVGFRDPHGIRPLELGQFEGGLMLASETCAFDTVGAEHVRSIEPGELVMIRGDQMQSTQFAEPDLKLDAFELVYFARHDSVMAGQRVNEIRRRFGEELAILHPPWQSDHDSILVTPVPDTSVPAAEAYAQSLGLRHETAIIKNRFIGRTFMRPTHASRHDDLRLKHTMIPERIEGRDLYMIDDSIVRGNTLPRLVKLARHLGARSVSVLIASPPIRYPDFYGVDTPNQDELMAAKLTVDQMRNEINADYLGFLSVSALVNATRMPRDELNLSAFTGEYPASIGKQARTVGQPISLEYVE encoded by the coding sequence ATGAATCGAGACATGAGTGACCGCCCGCACGAAAAGTGTGCGGTCGTTGGGGTATCGACAGCTGAAAAAAACAGCGACGCCGCCCGTATTGCTTATCAAGGCTTGTTTGCTTTGCAACACCGCGGAGTCGAAGGCTCGGGCATTGTAGCGACGGGCGGTCGTGTACTCAAAGAAAAACGAGGACCAGGAATGGTGAGAGACGTTTACAGCGAAGCCGACATGAATCATTTAAACGGCTCTATCGCTGTTGGGCATAATCGTTACTCAACACACGGCGACAAATATTCACATCTGCAGCCCGTCATAAGCGAAGCGATAGGCGCTGCATTCGCACACAACGGGACAATACCCGATACCGATGCCTTGAAAAAATACCTCACAGAACGCCGCTATCATACAGAGCAATACAATGATTCGGAATTATTTGGTCAAGCACTCTTTAGTAAATTACACGGCGGACGTGATTTTCCCGGCGCCATTCTCGAAGTTAGTCAACTGGCAATTGGCGCATATGCCTGCGTTGCGACGCACGGTGGCACACTAGTAGGATTTCGAGATCCGCACGGTATTCGACCGTTAGAACTTGGGCAATTCGAAGGCGGACTTATGCTGGCTTCAGAAACATGTGCCTTCGATACTGTCGGTGCCGAGCACGTGCGTTCAATCGAACCAGGAGAATTAGTAATGATTCGAGGCGACCAGATGCAATCAACGCAATTCGCCGAGCCAGACCTAAAACTAGACGCGTTCGAACTGGTGTATTTCGCACGTCACGACAGCGTTATGGCAGGGCAACGGGTTAATGAAATCCGACGGCGTTTCGGCGAAGAGCTCGCCATTCTTCATCCTCCTTGGCAGAGCGATCACGATTCCATACTAGTCACGCCCGTGCCGGACACGTCAGTGCCAGCGGCAGAAGCCTACGCCCAAAGCCTTGGACTACGCCACGAAACTGCCATTATAAAAAACAGGTTCATCGGACGGACGTTCATGCGGCCGACTCACGCATCGCGTCATGACGACCTCAGGCTGAAACACACGATGATTCCAGAGCGCATTGAAGGCCGAGACCTTTACATGATCGACGATTCAATCGTGCGAGGCAACACGCTACCGAGACTAGTAAAACTTGCACGCCACCTAGGAGCTCGGTCAGTGTCTGTACTTATTGCATCGCCTCCAATCCGTTACCCAGATTTCTACGGCGTTGACACTCCAAACCAAGACGAACTCATGGCCGCAAAACTGACAGTTGATCAGATGCGTAACGAAATCAATGCGGATTATCTAGGATTCTTATCTGTTTCAGCTCTCGTAAACGCAACTCGCATGCCTCGCGACGAACTGAACCTATCTGCCTTTACGGGCGAGTATCCGGCTAGTATCGGCAAGCAGGCACGTACCGTCGGCCAGCCAATTAGTCTCGAATACGTAGAGTAG
- a CDS encoding acyl-CoA dehydrogenase family protein encodes MTESKPTFSLELPEDVADLRDWIHEFAANKVRPAGHEWDEREETPWPIIKEAAKVGIYTPEFFAQMAFDKSGLLMPVAHEELFWGDAGIALSILGTGLAAAALSTNAIAGGRPDQLQWLAPMFGTPEDPKVAAFCSSEPGAGSDVGAVRTRARYDQATDEWVLNGTKTWATNGGIANIHIVVASVYPELGSRGQVSFIVPPNTPGLSQGQKFKKHGIRASHTAEVVLDNVRLSSDLLIGGMESFEKRIAKVRAGGSAGGQAAMATFEKTRPSVGAMAVGVARAAYEYALEYAGQREQFGHKIGDFQAVGFKLADMKTQIDAARLLVWRAAWMGANNKPFNSAEGSMAKLFASETSVRVTEEAIQILGGNGYTRDYPVERWHRDSKIFTIFEGTSEIQRLVIARRLTGLPLR; translated from the coding sequence ATGACCGAATCGAAACCGACATTCTCGCTGGAACTACCCGAAGACGTAGCCGATCTACGTGACTGGATCCATGAGTTCGCGGCGAATAAAGTTCGCCCGGCAGGGCATGAGTGGGACGAGCGTGAGGAAACGCCTTGGCCTATCATCAAAGAAGCGGCCAAAGTCGGAATCTATACGCCAGAGTTCTTTGCTCAAATGGCGTTCGACAAAAGCGGCCTCTTGATGCCCGTTGCGCACGAAGAGCTGTTCTGGGGTGACGCCGGTATCGCGCTGTCGATTCTTGGCACCGGATTGGCCGCCGCCGCACTCTCAACGAATGCAATTGCGGGCGGCAGACCCGATCAGCTCCAGTGGTTAGCACCGATGTTTGGTACTCCCGAGGACCCCAAAGTCGCCGCATTCTGTTCTTCGGAACCGGGTGCGGGATCTGATGTTGGCGCCGTACGTACTCGTGCGCGCTACGATCAAGCAACAGACGAATGGGTGCTTAACGGTACCAAAACGTGGGCGACCAATGGCGGTATCGCCAATATCCACATTGTCGTTGCATCGGTTTATCCCGAGCTCGGCAGCCGTGGACAAGTGTCGTTCATCGTGCCACCGAACACCCCGGGATTGTCTCAGGGGCAAAAGTTCAAGAAGCACGGCATCCGTGCATCGCACACTGCCGAGGTCGTACTTGACAACGTACGACTTTCCAGCGACCTTCTCATCGGTGGTATGGAAAGTTTCGAAAAGCGAATTGCCAAAGTGCGCGCAGGCGGCAGTGCTGGCGGGCAAGCGGCAATGGCGACGTTCGAAAAGACACGTCCGTCGGTTGGCGCAATGGCCGTTGGCGTAGCGAGAGCAGCGTACGAGTACGCTCTCGAGTACGCCGGTCAGCGCGAGCAGTTCGGTCATAAGATCGGTGATTTTCAGGCCGTCGGGTTCAAACTCGCCGACATGAAAACGCAGATCGATGCCGCTCGACTGCTGGTCTGGCGTGCGGCTTGGATGGGCGCGAACAATAAGCCCTTCAACAGTGCCGAAGGCTCCATGGCCAAACTGTTTGCCAGTGAGACCTCCGTCCGAGTCACCGAAGAGGCTATTCAAATCCTCGGTGGTAACGGCTACACGCGGGACTACCCGGTGGAACGCTGGCATCGCGATTCCAAGATCTTTACGATCTTCGAAGGCACCAGCGAAATCCAACGGCTAGTCATCGCACGAAGGCTCACCGGCCTGCCGCTCCGCTAG
- a CDS encoding F0F1 ATP synthase subunit delta, with the protein MAGVRLSRRKVAAYFADELLAGRSVTKELAAYLVEAKRTRETVLFVRDIEAALSDRGVLLADIASSRELTADTEAAVSSFLKHATNAKQIHLRSSVDPTLLGGVRIETPDQRLDMTLRHRLNQLTASKI; encoded by the coding sequence ATGGCAGGAGTCCGGTTGTCGCGGCGTAAAGTTGCTGCGTATTTTGCCGATGAGCTACTGGCTGGCCGGAGTGTCACAAAGGAGCTTGCCGCGTATTTGGTAGAAGCCAAACGAACGCGCGAAACAGTACTGTTTGTACGAGATATCGAGGCTGCCCTTTCGGATCGCGGTGTATTACTAGCAGACATTGCGAGTAGCCGCGAACTGACCGCGGACACCGAAGCTGCTGTCTCTAGCTTTTTGAAACACGCAACAAACGCTAAGCAAATCCACCTTAGATCGTCGGTCGACCCGACTTTGCTCGGTGGTGTGCGCATAGAGACTCCAGACCAGCGGCTAGACATGACACTCCGTCATCGACTCAACCAATTAACAGCAAGCAAGATATAA